A genomic stretch from Helianthus annuus cultivar XRQ/B chromosome 1, HanXRQr2.0-SUNRISE, whole genome shotgun sequence includes:
- the LOC110866802 gene encoding CCHC-type zinc finger protein CG3800-like encodes MADSYEAYNHSVDQNINARLNLTGTELQAMLDTAVNKAVDRVLRDHMRNCDNTPNKGYKKGKTGLNCNQFKPNEAKPKCKTCGKQHFGKCFHKQIRGCGICKKMDHKTHDCKDLINATCYGCGEKGHIKTRCPKRATKGKCTIDSQAKPCGICNKEGHKTLECQNIKDATCYGCSGIGNIKTNCPNKTKKPEEAKKGNA; translated from the coding sequence ATGGCCGATTCTTATGAAGCCTACAATCATTCAGTTGATCAGAATATTAACGCAAGACTGAACTTGACGGGCACTGAGTTACAGGCTATGTTAGATACAGCCGTAAACAAAGCCGTGGACCGAGTATTAAGGGATCATATGAGAAACTGCGATAATACCCCAAATAAGGGTTACAAAAAGGGTAAGACTGGTTTGAACTGTAACCAGTTCAAGCCGAATGAGGCAAAACCCAAATGTAAAACCTGCGGGAAGCAGCACTTCGGAAAATGTTTCCATAAGCAGATCAGGGGATGTGGCATCTGTAAGAAGATGGATCACAAGACTCATGACTGCAAAGACTTGATAAACGCCACATGCTATGGTTGTGGTGAGAAAGGGCATATAAAGACTCGCTGCCCAAAGAGGGCGACTAAAGGAAAATGCACTATAGATTCACAAGCCAAGCCTTGTGGAATCTGTAATAAAGAAGGGCACAAAACTTTGGAGTGCCAAAatataaaggacgcaacctgctacggttgcagtGGAATAGGGAACATCAAAACTAATTGCCCAAATAAAActaagaagcctgaagaggctaaGAAGGGAAACGCCTGA